The stretch of DNA ccctgtccctcacacacccctggccctgtccctcacacacactcctgggcctgtccctcacacacacccctgggcctgtccctcacacacacccctggccctgtccctcacacacccccctgggcctgtccctcacacacacccctggccctgtccctcacacacccctgtccctcacacacccctgtccctgtccctcacacacccctggccctgtccctcacacacacccctggccctgtccctcacacacacccctgtccctgtccctcacacacccccctgggcctgtccctcacacacccctggccctgtccctcacacacacccctggccctgtccctcacacacccctggccctgtccctcacacacccctggccctgtccctcacacacacccctggccctgtccctcacacacacccctgtccctgtccctcacacacccccctgggcctgtccctcacacacccctggccctgtccctcacacacacccctggccctgtccctcacacacacccctgtccctgtccctcacacacccccctgggcctgtccctcacacacccctggccctgtccctcacacacacctagccctgtccctcacacacccctgggcctgtccctcacacacccctggccctgtccctcacacacccctggccctgtccctcacacacccctggccctgtccctcacacacccctgtccctgtccctcacacacacccctgtccctgtccctcacacacacccctgtccctgtccctcacacacagccctggccctgtccctcacacacccctgtccctgtccctcacacacacccctgtccctgtccctcacacacacccctgtccctgtccctcacacacccctgtccctgtccctcacacacacccctgggcctgtccctcacacacccctggccctgtccctcacacacccctgtccctcacacacccctggccctgtcccacacacacccctgtcccacacacacccctggccctgtccctcacacacacccccggccctgtcccacacacacccccggcccctgtcccacacacacccccggccctgtcccacacacacccccggccctctcccacacacacccccggccctgtcccacacacacccccggccctgtcccacacacacccctggccctgtccctcacacacccctggCCCTGTCCCTCACAGGGGAGATACATCAGGAGCGGaactgaagcgctccgttcACAACGTGTATACtatgttgcagcagttaataatcactacaCCAGGGGGGGCGCTGTGGACCCAGGTTccaatccggcctgcggtcatatcccgatcccgccccatctctctctcccacttgtttcctgtctacagtacctcttcactgtcctatactaataaaggcaaaaaggccaaaaaatatacttaaataaaataataactacaccagacgcaacagtggcacGTACATTCGAAAAATAAAATAGACCAgccttctaaaatggattttgcGTGTTGCGAACGGAGCGCCTCAggtacgcgcctggtgtagttCCCCTGTCAGGTGCGCGGGTGCAGGTGACCACTTACCCTGATCCAGAACCAGCTGTCTAGTCATCCACCTCCCTACCTGCAGCGTTGTGATGCTACACTCTTAGAGCAAGAAGGTGATGTAttgcagtggttcccaacctggggtccaTGGACCCCATTAGGGGCCGCCAGTGATTGCAGGGGGTCCGGTCCGCACAATGGTGCCTGAgctgaggttgtgagattaCCAACATTATATATCCGCAGattaaatgtataaaacatAGTTTTGTTCCACATTAAATTCATGAGGCTACtgtatttattacctctgacctctgaacttgtgTAAGCAACCCTCAGGCTGGGCTAGGCATTCGAAATTCATCCCCGGAccccgattgttgaataaaacaatgtctgtgtatgtgggtaGGAGTTCGGGTATAGGTGGCCCTGGCTTatcttagacacaggcaagtGGGCCTTTAAGGAAAAAGGTTGGGGAATActgctatatacagtacaaccaaaaatggttctattgcatgtctcatatatggcacccctaaatgtcCCTAAAagggctgaagtgcccttgagcaaggcacctaacccctcgctgctccccgagcgccgctggttgggcaggcagctcactgctctgggttgtgtgattcacctcactgtgtgttcactgtgtgctgtgtgttcactaattcggttaaattgggttaaatgcagagaactgaatttccctcacgggatcaaaaaagtatatattctattctattctattctaaatgtTACTTTAAAcaatcaaaggaacccctataAGTTCTTTAAAGCCGGCATGGTTCTATATGGCACCCCAAGAACCATTTTCAAAAAGTGATCTGAATTCCGCCTGCAAAACGGACCCAAAGCTGTCATCTTTCAGatccagatctccttatatgggcaaagatggtacctggatctccttatatgggcaaaaatGGTACTTGGATCCCAGACGGGCAAAGATGGGCAGCTTTGGGGTCCTTGCTGTAGAAAATGTCAGAGGTCTATGAGAAGCGTCACTGTACTCACTGGCTCCAGATCAGTTTAACCGTCACTATATATGAGCTCGTTGGCAACATGGGGGGCCACCGCTGAGGACTCTGGGTAATTACACACATAGATGGAAGCCCTTAAAATTACACAAAAATGTAATTGCTGTAGAATTATAGGCCCTTCCTGCCAAGCAGTTGACAAATAGTGCACTTGCTCAGTGTGAAGCTGTTGATATGATTGCACACTTCATGCCTGCTAAAGCACCACTCTCCTTTACGTACACTCACAATGCAGGCAGAGTTCTACCCTGACGTTCATGTCATCGGGAGCTTGGATGTTTGGGTGCTGGATGACACCATTATGTCCTCTTTGGACACACTTACCAACTGAACCTTTGAAATACAGATTGAACATGTAGCAGTATGTTTCTAGATATACCATAAGGTCAATTGATATAAAAAGTTAAAATCAATGAGTTGTGTTTCGCTTACAAAAGGCAACCATAATATCAGGTATGTCATGTCACATGTTGATATTTTCCACAAGGCTCCACTTGATGcccctctgtttctctgcaCAGGTCACAGCAGAAGTGTCCATGAACAGCCATACACACGATTTTACAACCAAAGATGTGAGGGACAGCCTTGGCTGTTGATGGGGAATCTCCACTGTATCCACAACAGAGCTTGCTCAGCAATCAGAGTTTTTAATTACTATAGTAAACCATGTTCATGCAAATGCATGACTTAAACCAACATCTTCCATCATATTTTTTCCTCCCATACAGGTAAGCATCAATAATCAATAATTGGAATGATAAaggtacattacattacaaaaccCAGAACAAGGATATAAAATACTCGGTTTCATAAATAGTGCTGTCTcagtttgttttttctctaccTCCACAAACggatatgaaaaaaaaagtgtatgaAAATTTcagcattgtgtttttttttgtttttgtatggcaaacgcacaaacaaacgtttttcagtttttgtttttagtGTTGACGCCTTCTTGCTCGGCACCGCAACAGTCTACAGAAAGAAGAATGACGAACGTAAACATAGACCTACCAGCTACCCTTTCCAACGTGCATTCAGTTACTAacggaaacaaacaaaaaatagtcataataacaataattataataagTATAATAACATTTAACATACTCAGTGTCGGCCAAGAGACACTGCTGGTAAGGGTTTGCCGTGCGACAATATGAAAGAGTCGTCTCTCCCAAACGAGACTCCTCGTTAGAAATCCAGCTGTTGCCGTAGCGATATCCCTCCAGTCCAGTCGTACACATTCTGAAgtccttctcctcttttctccatctcttgtgtccctctcttcctccttgctCAGTGTCAGGTTACATGATGTGGTGTGCGGAAACACAATCGTATTGAGTGATCCCAAATGACATCATTCTAGTAAGCCCTTAGAAGTTtgggtgaaaaagaaaaaaaaaacgcatgacgctcacactcatgcacacataagcacatacacagacacacactcacacacacataaacaccacacacggacacacagtcGACACAGAAAAAAGGCTTCTTGTTTTTCTCCCCTGTCCATGGACATGTgtaggaagaggggagagaaggttCTAGAAGGGAGATCAGAACAGTCCTAggcagtttttttgtttgtttttttgtttgttttgaagtgCATTCCGGAAGCCTCTAGAACTTGAAGAGGTCTATGAAGTGCTGAGGTGACACCGGCATGAGGCAGTTGTCTGGGTCGTTGGCCGTGCACGGATGTCCAGAGTCctggcaaagagagagacatagtgagacatacagtacgtgtgtgtacgtgtgtgtctgtgtatgtgtttgtgagtgtgtaagcaTGTACTGCATCATGAGTGTGTACTATCTGTGAGAATATTGATCACTGAGTACATAATATATGAACAAATGCAATGTACAGGTAACGTAAGTCACACAAGAATGTGGCTGAAGGAGGTATGAGAGTGTTTGAATGGGCGACATGACAACGTAACGCAATATGTAAGTTAAGCAGAGGACAGGATGGATGAGTGATTAGGAGTCATCATACACTAATTACTCTCATGTGAACCACTGACGCAAGATACAACATGCCGAACTTAAACACTGGATCAATTGACCTGATGACACCTGAAATGGTCATCATGAGAATGCGATTGGTGGAAAGGTTGGGGTTGATGAGACCTGAATGGTCATCATGAGAATGCGATTGGTGGAAAGGTTGGGGTTGATGAGACCTGAATGGTCATCATGAGAATGCGATTGGTGGAAAGGTTGGGGTTGATGAGACCTGAATGGTCATCACGAGAATGCGATCGGTGGAGAGGTTGGGGTTGAGGAGACCTGAATGGTCATCACGAGAATGAGGTTGAAAGGTTGGGGTTGGTGGAGAGGTTGAGGTTGGTGAAGTGAGAGAAAACAGGTGAAACCACAGAAAGGATGTGGatggagaggggaaagaaagacaagagaaaattgagagagaaagagaggactgAGTGAGTACCTTGAAGAGTAAAGCCAGGTGCCGGTCCTGATCGGACATCAAGGAGAGgaacaggaaggaaggaagtgaCATGGATgggagaggtcaaaggttaaaggttataCGGGAAAAGGAGGGAGTGTTGGTAAGCAAGGGGGATTGAGCTAATTATCACAGTAACACCACATATTAATATTCTCAAGATTGatttatgatgtgtttaaaaaaattATGCTAATAGTCATTTATCAGCCTCTTTTAGTCATGTATGGACTTGTTTGCATTGACTGGAAAAATGTGTTTGTCGGCTAAATGTGCCGTAAGTCTCCATACGGTAGCTAATGCTTCCTGGCAGAGGATCACCAGTGACGGACATGACCCTCTGCCCTCTGAGactggagaaggaaagagggaggggaaaaagagagtaaaaggagagagagagagagagaaagaaagagagcgagctcTCTGATTTGCTAGTGTttgcttgccccccccccccccccccccttcttttaaTCCTTGGCTGGCCATGAGGAATTTCATTAAGATTATTAGCACACGATTATTAGCCGTAGTTTTAGCAGGTAATCCACCGCGTGCGTCATGAGAGCTAGCTAGCCTTCCACACATAAGGAATGCATTGTAGAGAGACTTAGCGTGAGCGCTAACAGCATGAGAGCTAGCTAGCCCTCCACACATAAGGAATGCATTGTAAAGAGACTTAGCGTGAGCGGTGCGCTAACAGCAAAGAGAAGGGGAGCCGTAAAGGAGAGCGGCGCAGAAAAGGAAGGAAACAAAGGGACTAGTAAAGAAGAGAGGAAACTGAGAGGAAAGGGGGATTTGAGCGGGAAACTGAGGGACTAGTAGGAAAAGGGGGATATAGGCAGGAAACGGAGGAGAGGTAAAgaaggagggcagaggagaacTGAGGAGGCCAAAAGAGAGacaaggaggggaggaggggaggaggaggagagctcagAGTTGGAGAagcgaaagagaggggggagagagaggggggaggaagaggaggaaagtaCAGAGCAAAGAGAATTTGAAGAGGTAAaataaaaaggagagagagagagagagagagagagagagagagagagagtaccttCCAGAAGAGGATGCTGCAGTGTTTGCAGAAGTGGAGGGTGTCTCCGTACTGCTCCTTCTTGGGGTAATACTTCTGGAGTGTGAAATACATGAGCTTCCAGTCCACGTGGCCTTTCTCTGACAGTACCAGGTGTCTGCAAAACTGCACCACAACACAGGGGACACCAGTCAACACAGTGCCAATTCAATtccacttgaatttccccttggggatcaataaagtatctatctatctatctatctatctatcagaacTTCAAAACACTCCAGCaccttttcaaaacaaaactatttgCTACTCAAACTCAATGACCGAGCTTGGACTAGTCAGATTAAGGGTCAATCTGTGTATTCTAACTGGCCTAAATATTCATGTCTGGGTCAGGTCCAATCGTTTTTCCCATTGAGGGGGTGTGAGGCAGAGTCGATTGTGAGGAAACTAATCTTGCCTACTTAACAGTGTTACATAAATTAATTAAAATCCTCAAACTTCAATGTATTCAGCAAAGAAAACCAATGAGtggctccaacacacacacacacacacacacacacacacacacacacacacacacacacacacacacacacacacacacacacacacacacacacacacacacacacacacacacgtatgtagaTCCCTCTGCTGTTATTCTGACAAGGAGGTTTGTGGTAAGTTTCAAAAGCCTGATCTCACTCCAACACCTCAGAGAGCTGAGAAAAACTCCTGTGTGCGTACAGAGCTCTCTGGTGGTCAAACTGAGAATGGCCGCTTCACTGCAGCCTGGAGCACAGCCAGTGTTGGAATTAGAGGTTGCTGTTTTGGTGGATTTTGCTTTGCTGCTGATGCAAGATTTCTTAACTCAATACGAATGACTGAATGAAACAGCAGCAATGACTTCTCATGAGAACACATCATGTCTGTCACACAtctgtttaacactctgtaaagcgccatgagacatgtgtaatgttttggcgctctagaagtgaaattaaattgaattgaaattgacaTCAGAGAAGCCACATGTAGGGAAAGGACTTGGATCATCTCTttggctaaacacacacacacacacacacacacacacacacacacacacacacacacacacacacacacacacacacgcaaacgcacccatacacaaacatgcccacacacagacacacacacacacaaacacaaatacatacacactcgcgcacacacacacacacacacacacacacacacacacacacacacacacacacacacacacacacacacacacacacacacacacacacacacacacacacacacacacacacacacacacacacacacacacacacacacacacacacacacacacacacacacacacacacaaatacacaatcatgcccacacacagacaaaacacaaatacatacacactcgtgcacatacacacacacacacacacacacaaacacagaagcacaaatacacacatgctcacacatacacacatagttcTGACATTCTGAACACCTCATTCCCACTTATGTTTACAACAGACAGTTGTACCCTGACAATGGGCCGGTTTTCaatacatggattaagccttgTCTTGCACTAAAAGAGAACTTCAATAGAGATTTCCTCTGGACAATAAGAGCAGTCAGTCCGGGACTATGGTTAATCCATGCATTGGAAACCAGCCCCAGTTTGGGAAGACTGCGATTCCGtctgtgtgaagcactttgaattgcacttacagtatgtatgaaatgtgctatgtaaataaactgccttgccttgccttgccttaccacacacacgcacacacgcacacgcacacgcacacgcacacgcacacgcacacgcacacgcacacgcacacgcacacgcacacactgctaCGACTCCTACCTGTTTCTCGGCGAAGTGGAACTGGCACAGCTTCTTCCACAGATGCCGGTCCTCACTGAGCACGCGCAGAGTGGGCGTGGCCTGGCCCAGGTTGATGATGTCAGAGGCATCGGAGAACTTGTACAGGATGTTGTTCTGCATGTGTAGCGGGAGGTCACTGAGGGTCATCCCACCGGTCAGTTGCTATGAAACGCGGAACATAGAACGTAATGTGTTGTTATGGCAATGTTCGCTGCTATAGCTAAAAGTCATTCTTCACATGGACCAAGATGACTGCTCTAATACAGCCAACTGCATAAATGAAGTGTACAAATACAAGTgtgcaaatacaaacacaagtgAAGATGGATGGATTTAAACAGTTTACCAGACAGACATAAGGACAAACAGGCAGATGACTGCTCTCATACAGCTGACTACATACATGCATGAATCCAGTGTACAAATATCTATAAAAGTgaagatggatggatttcaacaGTTTACCAGACAGACATAAGGACAAACGGACAGATACAGTAGGTACTACAGTGCAGATGCGGCCGGTGGTACCTTTGGAATTTGCAGGTTGTTGAGCTGCTGTTGCCAGGTGAGAATGGTCTCCAGGCGACAGACCCAGATGTTGATGTTCCCCACCAACACCGACTTGCCCACCTCCCTGATGAGCGTGCACAGCGTGGAGCTGAGGTCCTGCAGCAGGTCCTTAATCAGCCGCGGGTTCTGCTGGTCGTCCAGCACTGTGCCCgatcaaaaaacaaaaacaacactcgCTTCAGTCCCTTCCCTTTGGAGTCAGTTAAACTGTGCAGCAATTTTGCTGTCAAGCAGTGAGGTCTTAAAATAGGGCCATCGTAGAAAAACAAGCAACAAACAGGCGATAGAGAAGTCGAGCTGACGTCTAGCCCGACTGGACCTTTTTGGCTTCCCACTGCCTGTCCACAAATACCCAGTCAGAGTGAAGTGGGGTGTGCTATTACTGGCGGCTTTGAGCCTCATGGTTTGATGGTCTTAAGTTTCCTGGGATTTTGACTTGCTGCTGGCTCATGTTTTAAAAGGATCCAGACAAATACATCTAGTAGCAGTACAAAATATGGCTGTTTgaatacacatttaaaaaaatcttccaTTCTTAGATATGAATATTAGGGTATATTCTGAGGTaggcacacacattcagagttCTGAGGGGACAGCAAAGGACAGAGAGGGTCAAACATTAAAGACATCTGAACCCCTCTCACCCGATCGGAACGAAAGGCATGAATGAGACTGGCCGAGACAGGTCCGCTACTTTGATCTGCCCAGTATTCAGAACCCAGCGATCACAGACAGACCATAATAATGCTGTGTGGTCTGA from Sardina pilchardus chromosome 12, fSarPil1.1, whole genome shotgun sequence encodes:
- the fbxo25 gene encoding F-box only protein 25 isoform X2, which produces MPFLGQDWRSPGWSWIKTEDGWKRFEFFGHDLGDDNNNELDLEELCDENKENMYVGNVCEVAAKKRKKDFVNNNTKTQFIYQEKWIYVQKESTRERHGYCTLGEAFNRLDFSSAIQDVRRFNYVVKLLQLIARSQLTSLSGAAQKNYFNVLEKIIKKVLDDQQNPRLIKDLLQDLSSTLCTLIREVGKSVLVGNINIWVCRLETILTWQQQLNNLQIPKQLTGGMTLSDLPLHMQNNILYKFSDASDIINLGQATPTLRVLSEDRHLWKKLCQFHFAEKQFCRHLVLSEKGHVDWKLMYFTLQKYYPKKEQYGDTLHFCKHCSILFWKDSGHPCTANDPDNCLMPVSPQHFIDLFKF
- the fbxo25 gene encoding F-box only protein 25 isoform X1, with protein sequence MPFLGQDWRSPGWSWIKTEDGWKRFEFFGHDLGDDNNNELDLEELCDENKENMYVGNVCEVAAKKRKKDFVNNNTKTQFIYQEKWIYVQKESTRERHGYCTLGEAFNRLDFSSAIQDVRRFNYVVKLLQLIARSQLTSLSGAAQKNYFNVLEKIIKKVLDDQQNPRLIKDLLQDLSSTLCTLIREVGKSVLVGNINIWVCRLETILTWQQQLNNLQIPKQLTGGMTLSDLPLHMQNNILYKFSDASDIINLGQATPTLRVLSEDRHLWKKLCQFHFAEKQFCRHLVLSEKGHVDWKLMYFTLQKYYPKKEQYGDTLHFCKHCSILFWKDRHLALLFKDSGHPCTANDPDNCLMPVSPQHFIDLFKF